One Halosegnis longus DNA window includes the following coding sequences:
- a CDS encoding glycerophosphodiester phosphodiesterase, producing the protein MRLIAHRGFAATAPENTISAIERASRRADEVTIDVRRCDSGELVAIHDPTVDRVTDGTGAVCRHTLSELQSLTVLGEEQIPTLDAALQAVPPSVGVTLDLHEIGLAHDALRLADRADVHVTVSSGIAHELEGCRGIAPEVPRAYRFDGDAEVGLEFARETDCAYLNPTVETCDGWLVATAHNEGFCVNAWGVGCQDDAAALESWGVDGVVADHPRIMPQARL; encoded by the coding sequence ATGCGGCTCATCGCACATCGCGGATTCGCTGCGACCGCCCCTGAAAACACGATTTCGGCCATCGAACGTGCGAGCCGCCGGGCAGACGAGGTCACTATCGACGTTCGCCGGTGTGATTCCGGCGAACTCGTCGCCATCCACGACCCCACCGTCGACCGCGTCACCGACGGCACGGGAGCGGTGTGTCGCCACACCCTCTCGGAGCTACAGTCGTTGACCGTCCTCGGCGAGGAGCAGATTCCGACGCTCGACGCCGCGCTGCAGGCCGTCCCGCCGTCGGTCGGCGTCACGCTCGACCTCCACGAAATCGGGCTGGCCCACGACGCGCTCCGGCTCGCCGACCGCGCCGACGTACACGTCACCGTCTCCTCCGGTATCGCCCACGAACTCGAAGGGTGTCGTGGCATCGCGCCCGAGGTGCCCCGCGCCTACCGGTTCGACGGCGACGCCGAGGTCGGCCTGGAGTTCGCCCGCGAAACCGACTGCGCGTATCTGAATCCCACCGTCGAGACGTGTGACGGGTGGCTCGTCGCCACCGCCCACAACGAGGGCTTCTGTGTCAACGCGTGGGGCGTCGGCTGTCAGGACGACGCCGCCGCGCTCGAATCGTGGGGCGTCGACGGCGTCGTCGCCGACCATCCACGGATTATGCCGCAGGCCCGCCTGTAA
- a CDS encoding quinone oxidoreductase family protein, producing MRAARYHEHGGPERLTVEDVERPEPAADELLVRVTAAGINPVDTYFREGSYPVPELPWIPGSDAAGEVVAVGSDVTDFETGQRVYATGLGRTTPGACAEYAAVPTDLAAPLPDGVGDAEAAALALVGTTAWQAFVHHGDITPGDEVLVHGANGGVGHVAVQLARAMGADVTATAKPRYHDEVERLGAATALDYARSDLASALAEVCEPSLVLGTVVDRTIETDAEVLADGGRIVAIGNTEPTVAFPMGPGKGKDIRLQAMSMFNTPDTSAVLSRLAGMVARNDLEPVVAREYALDDIDDAHRDVLTDSVLGKFVVTP from the coding sequence ATGCGCGCCGCACGCTATCACGAGCACGGAGGTCCCGAACGGCTCACCGTTGAGGACGTCGAGCGACCAGAACCCGCCGCGGACGAACTCCTCGTCCGGGTCACGGCCGCCGGCATCAATCCCGTCGACACCTACTTCCGGGAAGGGAGCTACCCGGTTCCGGAACTGCCGTGGATTCCCGGCTCCGACGCCGCCGGCGAGGTGGTCGCGGTCGGGAGCGACGTGACCGACTTCGAGACCGGCCAGCGGGTCTACGCGACCGGACTCGGACGCACCACGCCGGGCGCGTGTGCGGAGTACGCCGCCGTGCCGACCGACCTCGCCGCGCCGCTTCCGGACGGCGTCGGCGACGCAGAGGCCGCGGCGCTCGCGCTCGTCGGCACGACCGCGTGGCAGGCGTTCGTCCACCACGGCGACATCACCCCTGGCGACGAGGTGCTCGTCCACGGGGCAAACGGCGGAGTCGGCCACGTCGCCGTGCAGTTGGCCCGCGCGATGGGCGCAGACGTGACGGCGACGGCGAAGCCACGGTACCACGACGAGGTGGAGCGACTCGGCGCGGCGACGGCGCTGGACTACGCCCGCAGCGACCTCGCGAGTGCCCTCGCCGAGGTGTGTGAGCCGTCGCTCGTCCTCGGAACCGTGGTCGACCGCACCATCGAGACCGACGCCGAGGTGCTCGCCGACGGTGGCCGCATCGTCGCTATCGGCAACACGGAGCCGACGGTCGCGTTCCCGATGGGACCGGGCAAAGGGAAGGATATCCGACTCCAGGCGATGTCGATGTTCAACACGCCGGACACGAGCGCCGTCCTGTCGCGACTCGCCGGCATGGTGGCGCGGAATGATCTCGAGCCGGTCGTCGCACGCGAGTACGCGCTCGACGACATCGACGATGCACACCGCGACGTGCTCACCGACTCGGTGCTCGGAAAGTTCGTCGTGACGCCCTAA
- a CDS encoding ribonucleoside-diphosphate reductase: MSRYSDDTRAHRLDPDSFASGYFRNAVYRHWDPYEDIADELLEQDRERLIESGITEPLFDGLRGTLAAFGAGEEAVTEDLAPLCMRLDDIEKQMFVTTQIYEEAKHTAFFDRYWREVIDPVAEAKGFEVTAPTDERYFRDGYEELFDRTEAAMHTLLEDDSDEALVEAYCHYHLAVESVLAQTGYYGIQAAYSPSGPDLGAEGNLHLEGLVEGISYIRSDEGRHVGFGMHEVQDLVEAGVDPDIVNETLSDLLPLVAEAVGPDPNASGGGQGGLDPNALVEYASEKVARRIEIITDSTAEIPPVEELVHIEGGADAGATGDD; encoded by the coding sequence ATGAGTCGCTACAGCGACGACACGCGAGCGCACCGTCTCGACCCCGACTCGTTCGCGTCGGGCTACTTCCGCAACGCCGTCTACCGCCACTGGGACCCCTACGAGGACATCGCCGACGAACTGCTCGAACAGGACCGCGAACGGCTGATCGAGAGCGGCATTACCGAGCCGCTGTTCGACGGGCTTCGCGGGACGCTGGCCGCCTTCGGAGCCGGCGAGGAGGCCGTCACCGAGGACCTCGCGCCGCTGTGTATGCGGCTCGACGACATCGAGAAGCAGATGTTCGTGACGACCCAGATTTACGAGGAGGCGAAACACACCGCCTTCTTCGACCGCTACTGGCGGGAGGTCATCGACCCCGTCGCCGAGGCGAAGGGGTTCGAGGTGACCGCGCCGACCGACGAGCGGTACTTCCGCGACGGCTACGAGGAGCTGTTCGACCGCACCGAGGCCGCGATGCACACTCTGCTCGAGGACGACTCCGACGAGGCGCTCGTGGAGGCGTACTGCCACTACCACCTCGCCGTGGAGTCGGTGCTGGCACAGACGGGCTACTACGGGATTCAGGCGGCCTACTCACCGTCGGGCCCGGACCTCGGCGCGGAGGGGAACCTCCACCTCGAAGGGTTGGTCGAGGGAATCAGCTACATCCGCAGCGACGAGGGTCGCCACGTCGGCTTCGGGATGCACGAGGTGCAGGACCTCGTCGAGGCGGGCGTCGACCCCGACATCGTGAACGAGACGCTGTCTGACCTGCTGCCGCTCGTCGCCGAGGCCGTCGGACCGGACCCGAACGCCTCCGGCGGCGGACAGGGCGGACTGGACCCGAACGCGCTCGTCGAGTACGCCAGCGAGAAGGTGGCCCGCCGCATCGAGATTATCACCGACTCGACTGCGGAGATTCCGCCCGTCGAGGAGTTAGTCCATATCGAGGGCGGCGCGGACGCGGGCGCGACGGGCGACGACTGA